In Priestia megaterium NBRC 15308 = ATCC 14581, the following proteins share a genomic window:
- a CDS encoding DUF2533 family protein, with translation MSVHKEISAHSKKQHELVRAFASLEARREQAIEAAVLLCKEGKPFSVDGINAVTAEINELSQKYTIIPGRKVVTEEMVKEYVARI, from the coding sequence ATGAGTGTACATAAAGAAATTTCAGCCCATTCTAAAAAACAACACGAATTAGTACGTGCTTTTGCAAGCTTAGAAGCTCGACGCGAGCAAGCTATTGAAGCAGCTGTGCTTCTTTGCAAAGAAGGGAAACCCTTTTCTGTAGACGGTATTAATGCTGTAACAGCAGAAATTAATGAGCTGTCTCAAAAATATACCATCATTCCAGGCCGTAAAGTAGTGACAGAAGAAATGGTTAAAGAGTACGTAGCAAGAATATAA
- a CDS encoding divergent PAP2 family protein, which translates to MNKGIVIALSSIGLAQALKIPIKKYQTGKWDMRMIAASGGMPSSHSAGVSSLATYVALKRGVSTIDFALASVFGIIVMYDAQGIRRQTGEITIKVNTLDEEIEKLAGLPDGGFHDLTEQRLKEMLGHQPEEVIGGAILGVALGAIGYFLEGKS; encoded by the coding sequence ATGAATAAAGGAATTGTCATTGCTCTTTCATCAATCGGTTTAGCCCAAGCCTTAAAAATCCCCATTAAAAAGTATCAAACAGGAAAATGGGATATGCGGATGATTGCTGCGTCGGGTGGAATGCCAAGCTCTCATTCAGCCGGCGTATCTTCTTTAGCGACCTATGTAGCGTTAAAAAGAGGTGTTTCTACGATTGATTTTGCGTTAGCATCTGTTTTTGGAATTATTGTGATGTACGATGCACAAGGAATTCGAAGGCAGACTGGCGAAATTACTATTAAAGTGAATACGTTAGATGAAGAAATTGAAAAGCTTGCGGGTCTTCCAGACGGAGGCTTTCACGATTTGACGGAACAGCGCTTGAAAGAAATGCTTGGGCATCAGCCCGAAGAAGTGATTGGCGGAGCCATTTTAGGAGTAGCACTTGGAGCGATTGGCTATTTTTTAGAAGGGAAATCATAG
- a CDS encoding DUF6123 family protein — protein MTKTAQTVEEYLLYLEEKGFHLAEDARGFISFGQQYTRAADEMVIFTIEWTLKVQKEFDGSFFVSLLENLTSNRISNQKQAIQYLKSSGMI, from the coding sequence GTGACAAAAACAGCTCAAACGGTTGAAGAGTATCTTCTTTATCTTGAAGAAAAAGGCTTTCATTTAGCAGAAGATGCACGTGGATTTATTTCATTTGGTCAGCAGTATACGCGTGCAGCTGACGAGATGGTCATATTTACAATTGAATGGACACTAAAAGTACAAAAAGAATTTGACGGCAGTTTTTTTGTATCGCTCCTCGAGAATTTGACATCAAATCGTATTAGCAATCAAAAACAAGCCATTCAATATTTAAAGTCATCAGGTATGATTTAA
- a CDS encoding reverse transcriptase-like protein, whose product MIEVYIDGATAGNPGPSGAGILIKGNGEHHRYAIALGTMTNHEAEYHALLHALKICLEKKYTSVSFRTDSQLVDRAMNQEYVKNKAFAPLLEEALKLSSQFELFFIKWIPSSQNAGADQLARQAINQKEAGM is encoded by the coding sequence ATGATTGAAGTTTATATAGACGGAGCCACTGCTGGCAACCCTGGTCCTTCTGGAGCTGGTATTTTAATTAAAGGAAATGGTGAACATCATCGTTACGCTATTGCTCTTGGGACAATGACGAATCATGAAGCAGAGTACCATGCACTTCTTCATGCATTAAAAATTTGTTTAGAAAAAAAGTATACGAGCGTATCTTTTCGAACCGACTCTCAGCTAGTAGACCGCGCAATGAACCAAGAATACGTTAAAAATAAAGCGTTTGCTCCTTTACTGGAAGAAGCCCTCAAATTGTCCAGTCAATTTGAGTTATTTTTTATAAAGTGGATCCCTAGCTCTCAAAATGCAGGTGCTGATCAGCTGGCTAGACAAGCCATTAATCAAAAAGAAGCAGGAATGTAA
- a CDS encoding ribonuclease H family protein produces MNFQIEWHYKSSKHKQLIFTSDFTDANEALMIVGDLEKTGRTKEIFLLDEQQQKWTVKEAKKLLQEVQTEPHDIVAYFDGGYEHDTLLAGLGVVIYFKQNNNSYRIRRNSRLQEIESNNEAEYAAFYYLIQELEELGVHHIPVTFRGDSQVVLNQLAGEWPCFEEEFNRYLDRIEDKMQELGIRPVYEPISRKENEEADQLATQALQGIPIASRKQV; encoded by the coding sequence ATGAATTTCCAAATTGAATGGCATTATAAATCCTCGAAACATAAACAGTTAATTTTCACCTCCGATTTCACAGATGCGAATGAGGCGCTAATGATTGTGGGTGATTTAGAAAAAACAGGTCGAACGAAGGAAATTTTTCTACTTGATGAGCAGCAGCAAAAATGGACTGTAAAAGAAGCGAAAAAGCTCTTACAGGAAGTACAGACAGAGCCCCACGATATTGTGGCATATTTTGACGGAGGCTATGAGCATGATACGCTCTTAGCGGGGCTTGGGGTTGTGATTTATTTTAAACAGAACAACAACTCTTACCGAATACGACGCAACTCAAGGCTGCAAGAGATTGAATCAAATAATGAGGCAGAGTATGCTGCTTTTTATTATTTAATACAAGAGCTTGAGGAACTTGGTGTTCATCATATACCGGTAACGTTTAGAGGTGACTCTCAGGTTGTATTAAATCAGCTAGCTGGGGAGTGGCCCTGTTTCGAAGAAGAGTTTAATCGGTACTTAGATCGAATAGAAGATAAAATGCAGGAGCTTGGTATCCGGCCGGTATATGAGCCTATTTCAAGGAAGGAAAATGAAGAGGCTGATCAGCTTGCTACTCAAGCTCTTCAAGGGATACCAATTGCTAGCAGGAAGCAAGTGTAA
- a CDS encoding zinc-finger domain-containing protein produces MERKQLLEEVTELLDYYCSDCFVKKTFNKEKGKTYAQTFCIKECTVGEKIKQYGDLLTKK; encoded by the coding sequence GTGGAACGTAAACAATTATTAGAAGAAGTAACGGAGTTATTGGATTACTACTGTAGTGATTGTTTTGTAAAAAAAACGTTTAATAAAGAAAAGGGCAAAACATACGCTCAGACGTTTTGTATTAAAGAGTGTACCGTAGGAGAAAAAATTAAGCAGTATGGAGATTTGCTGACTAAAAAGTAA